In Helicobacter pylori, the following are encoded in one genomic region:
- the cmoA gene encoding carboxy-S-adenosyl-L-methionine synthase CmoA codes for MKDTLFNKSLDKRFCFDEKVAHVFDDMLERSIPYYHEMLNLGAYFIAQNLKENIHPKSLSKPLIYDLGCSTGNFFIALNQQIQQDIELVGIDNSMPMLKKAQEKLKDFNNVRFECMDFLEVEFREASAFSLLFVLQFVRPMQREVLLKKIYNSLALNGVLLVGEKIMSEDRILDKQMIELYYLYKQNQGYSHNEIAFKREALENVLVPYSLKENIALLESVGFKHVEAVFKWVNFTLLVARKT; via the coding sequence ATGAAAGACACTCTGTTTAACAAATCCCTAGACAAACGCTTTTGTTTTGATGAGAAAGTCGCCCATGTTTTTGATGACATGCTGGAGCGCTCCATCCCCTATTATCATGAAATGTTGAATCTGGGAGCGTATTTTATCGCTCAAAATTTAAAAGAAAATATCCATCCTAAGTCCTTGTCTAAGCCCTTGATTTATGATTTGGGCTGTTCTACCGGGAACTTTTTCATCGCACTTAACCAACAGATCCAACAGGATATTGAGCTTGTAGGGATTGACAATTCCATGCCCATGCTTAAAAAAGCACAAGAAAAATTAAAAGATTTTAACAATGTCCGTTTTGAATGCATGGATTTTTTAGAGGTTGAGTTTAGAGAAGCGAGCGCGTTTTCATTGCTTTTTGTGTTGCAATTTGTCCGCCCCATGCAAAGAGAGGTGTTGCTTAAAAAGATTTATAACAGCCTTGCGTTGAATGGGGTTTTATTGGTGGGCGAAAAAATCATGAGCGAAGATCGGATATTAGACAAGCAAATGATAGAGCTATACTACCTTTATAAACAAAATCAAGGCTACAGCCACAATGAAATCGCTTTCAAAAGGGAAGCGTTAGAAAATGTGCTTGTGCCTTATAGTTTGAAAGAAAATATCGCGCTTTTAGAAAGCGTGGGGTTTAAGCATGTGGAAGCGGTGTTTAAATGGGTGAATTTCACGCTGTTAGTCGCCAGAAAAACTTAA
- the tpx gene encoding thiol peroxidase, protein MQKVTFKEETYQLEGKALKVGDKAPDVKLVNGDLQEVNLLKQGVRFQVVSALPSLTGSVCLLQAKHFNEQAGKLPSVSFSVISMDLPFSQGQICGAEGIKDLRILSDFRYKAFGENYGVLLGKGSFQGLLARSVFVLDDKGVVIYKEIVQNILEEPNYEALLKVLK, encoded by the coding sequence ATGCAAAAAGTTACTTTTAAAGAAGAAACATACCAATTAGAAGGGAAAGCCTTAAAAGTGGGCGATAAAGCCCCTGATGTGAAATTGGTCAATGGCGATTTGCAAGAAGTCAATTTGTTGAAGCAAGGCGTGCGTTTTCAGGTCGTTAGCGCGCTCCCTAGTTTAACCGGATCGGTTTGCTTGCTCCAAGCCAAACACTTCAATGAGCAAGCCGGAAAACTGCCTTCTGTGAGTTTTAGCGTTATTTCTATGGACTTGCCTTTTTCTCAAGGGCAAATTTGCGGCGCTGAAGGCATTAAGGACTTAAGAATTTTAAGCGATTTTAGGTATAAGGCTTTTGGGGAAAATTACGGCGTGCTGTTAGGCAAGGGCTCTTTTCAAGGCTTACTCGCTCGATCGGTGTTTGTTCTTGATGATAAGGGAGTGGTTATCTATAAAGAGATCGTTCAAAACATTTTAGAAGAGCCTAATTATGAAGCGCTTTTAAAAGTGTTGAAATAG
- the cheW gene encoding chemotaxis protein CheW, giving the protein MSNQLKDLFEKQKEASAGSKQEDNEEILQFIGFIIGDEEYAIPILNILEIVKPIGYTRVPETPNYVLGVFNLRGNVFPLISLRLKFGLKAEKQNKDTRYLVVRHNDQIAGFFIDRLTEAIRIKQTDIDPVPETLSDNNNLTYGIGKQNDRLVTILRVEEILKKDF; this is encoded by the coding sequence ATGAGCAATCAATTAAAAGATTTATTTGAAAAACAAAAAGAAGCTAGTGCGGGTTCTAAACAAGAAGACAATGAAGAAATTTTGCAATTCATCGGTTTTATTATTGGCGATGAAGAATACGCCATTCCTATTTTGAATATTTTAGAGATCGTCAAACCCATTGGTTACACACGAGTCCCTGAAACCCCAAACTATGTGCTTGGCGTGTTCAATTTAAGGGGTAATGTCTTCCCTTTGATTAGCTTGCGTTTAAAATTCGGATTGAAAGCGGAGAAGCAAAACAAAGACACTCGTTATTTGGTGGTGCGACACAACGATCAGATCGCTGGGTTTTTCATTGATCGCTTAACTGAAGCCATTCGCATCAAACAAACGGATATTGACCCGGTGCCAGAAACTTTGAGCGATAACAACAATCTAACTTATGGCATTGGGAAACAAAACGACAGACTCGTAACCATTTTAAGAGTGGAAGAAATCTTAAAAAAAGACTTCTAA
- the sodB gene encoding superoxide dismutase [Fe]: MFTLRELPFAKDSMGDFLSPVAFDFHHGKHHQTYVNNLNNLIKGTDFEKSSLFAILTKSSGGVFNNAAQIYNHDFYWDCLSPKATALSDELKGALEKDFGSLEKFKEDFIKSATTLFGSGWNWAAYNLDTQKIEIIQTSNAQTPVTDKKVPLLVVDVWEHAYYIDHKNARPVYLEKFYGHINWHFVSQCYEWAKKEGLGSVDYYINELVHKKA, from the coding sequence ATGTTTACATTACGAGAATTGCCTTTTGCTAAAGACAGCATGGGAGATTTTTTAAGCCCTGTAGCGTTTGATTTCCACCATGGGAAACACCATCAAACTTATGTGAATAATTTGAACAACCTCATCAAAGGCACAGATTTTGAGAAAAGTTCTTTGTTTGCTATTTTGACAAAATCTAGCGGAGGCGTGTTTAATAACGCCGCTCAAATTTATAACCACGATTTTTATTGGGATTGCCTAAGTCCCAAAGCGACTGCCTTAAGCGATGAGTTAAAAGGGGCTTTAGAAAAAGATTTCGGATCGTTGGAAAAATTTAAAGAAGACTTCATTAAGAGCGCGACCACTTTGTTTGGCTCTGGTTGGAATTGGGCAGCGTATAATTTAGACACTCAAAAAATTGAAATCATTCAAACCAGCAACGCTCAAACCCCAGTTACGGATAAAAAAGTGCCGCTTTTAGTGGTAGATGTGTGGGAGCATGCTTATTACATTGACCATAAAAACGCGCGCCCTGTGTATTTGGAAAAATTCTATGGGCATATCAATTGGCATTTTGTTTCTCAATGCTATGAATGGGCGAAAAAAGAAGGCTTAGGCTCAGTGGATTACTACATCAATGAGTTGGTGCATAAAAAAGCTTAA
- a CDS encoding primosomal protein N', translating to MFYYLIAPLKNKTPPLTYFSKERHLKGALVNIPLRNKTLLGVVLEEVSKPSFECLELEKTPYFLLPFQIELAIFIAQYYSANLSSVLNLFTPFKECDLVGLEKIEPVLNVLSQTQTNALKELQKHSASLLFGDTGSGKTEIYMHSIAQTLEQKKSALLLVPEIALTPQMQQRLKRVFKENLGLWHSKLSQTQKKQFLEKLYSQEIKLVVGTRSALFLPLKELGLIIVDEEHDFSYKSHQSPMYNARDLCLYLSHKFPIQVILGSATPSLNSYKRFKDKALVRLKGRYTPTQKNIIFEKTERFITPKLLEALKQVIDKNEQAIIFVPTRANFKTLLCQNCYKSVQCPFCSVNMSLHLKTNKLMCHYCHFSSPIPKICSACQSEVLVGKRIGTMQVLNELEGLLKGAKIAILDKDHTSTPKKLHNILNDFNAQKTNILIGTQMISKGHDYAKVSLAVVLGIDNIIKSNSYRALEEGVSLLYQIAGRSARQISGQVFIQSTETDLLENFLEDYEDFLQYELQERCELYPPFSRLCLLEFKHKNEEKAQQLSLKASQTLSSCLEKGVTLSSFKAPIEKIASSYRYLILLRSKNPLSLIKSVHAFLKSAPNIPCSVNMDPVDIF from the coding sequence ATGTTCTATTACTTGATCGCTCCTTTAAAAAATAAAACCCCCCCTTTAACTTACTTTTCTAAAGAGCGACACCTTAAAGGAGCGTTAGTCAATATCCCTTTAAGGAATAAAACGCTTTTGGGCGTCGTTCTTGAAGAAGTTTCAAAACCCTCTTTTGAATGCCTAGAGTTAGAAAAAACCCCTTATTTTTTACTCCCCTTTCAAATAGAGCTTGCTATATTTATCGCTCAATATTACTCGGCTAATCTTTCTTCAGTCTTAAATCTTTTTACCCCTTTTAAAGAATGCGATTTGGTGGGGTTAGAAAAAATTGAGCCTGTTCTTAATGTATTAAGCCAAACGCAAACAAACGCTTTAAAAGAATTGCAAAAACATTCAGCAAGCTTGCTCTTTGGCGATACGGGTAGTGGGAAAACCGAGATTTATATGCATTCAATCGCTCAAACTTTAGAGCAAAAAAAAAGCGCTTTATTGTTAGTGCCAGAAATCGCCCTCACCCCTCAAATGCAACAACGCCTTAAAAGGGTCTTTAAAGAAAATTTAGGCTTGTGGCATAGCAAACTCTCTCAAACCCAAAAAAAACAATTTTTAGAAAAGCTTTATTCGCAAGAAATCAAATTGGTGGTAGGCACACGAAGCGCGTTGTTTTTACCCCTTAAGGAGTTGGGTTTAATCATTGTAGATGAAGAGCATGACTTTTCTTATAAATCCCATCAAAGCCCTATGTATAACGCTAGGGATTTATGCTTGTATTTATCCCATAAATTCCCTATTCAAGTGATCTTAGGCTCTGCTACGCCAAGTTTAAATAGTTACAAACGCTTTAAAGATAAGGCTTTAGTGCGCTTAAAGGGGCGTTACACCCCTACGCAAAAAAACATTATTTTTGAAAAAACCGAGCGTTTTATCACGCCCAAACTCCTAGAAGCGCTAAAACAAGTTATAGACAAAAACGAGCAAGCCATTATTTTTGTGCCTACAAGGGCTAATTTCAAAACCTTGCTGTGTCAAAATTGCTACAAAAGCGTTCAATGCCCCTTTTGCAGCGTGAATATGAGTTTGCATTTAAAAACCAACAAACTCATGTGCCATTATTGCCATTTTTCAAGCCCTATCCCTAAAATTTGCAGCGCATGTCAAAGCGAAGTTTTAGTGGGTAAAAGGATAGGCACCATGCAAGTGTTGAACGAATTAGAAGGCCTTTTGAAAGGCGCTAAAATAGCGATTTTGGATAAAGATCACACCAGCACACCCAAAAAACTCCACAATATTTTAAACGATTTCAACGCTCAAAAAACGAATATCTTAATCGGCACGCAGATGATAAGCAAAGGGCATGATTACGCTAAAGTGAGTTTAGCGGTTGTTTTAGGTATAGACAATATCATTAAATCTAATAGTTACAGGGCTTTAGAAGAAGGCGTGTCGTTACTCTATCAAATCGCCGGGAGGAGCGCTAGGCAAATTTCTGGCCAAGTGTTCATTCAAAGCACCGAAACCGATCTATTAGAAAACTTCTTAGAAGATTATGAAGATTTTTTACAATACGAATTGCAAGAAAGGTGCGAACTCTACCCGCCTTTTTCAAGGCTGTGTTTGTTAGAATTTAAGCATAAAAACGAAGAAAAAGCCCAACAATTGAGCCTAAAAGCCTCTCAAACCCTTTCTTCGTGTTTAGAAAAGGGCGTAACGCTCTCTAGCTTTAAAGCCCCCATTGAAAAAATCGCCTCTTCTTACCGCTACCTGATTTTGTTGCGTTCCAAAAACCCTTTAAGCCTAATCAAAAGCGTGCATGCGTTTTTAAAATCCGCCCCTAATATCCCTTGCAGCGTGAATATGGATCCTGTGGATATTTTTTAA
- a CDS encoding SPOR domain-containing protein, whose product MQKSILKMTLLLVFLFLRNAVGLEDKKADLKSVQNTPKNLPPIQLRLDQAYEDLIKMLDNMGKSTQYEFPKIKEILEQSEEEWLKVAHEECVALVMLISPKASIENSPIYRNCYEAYVKQRIHDLYDFYIEGKKVKRKIKKAHKQEIAIKQSQPLKKEPPKNENKKSLVKPSLKDASIPKGYYLQIGVFLNAPSKDFLQTLKTFPYQIKKKDSLTHYFIGPYKTKEEALKQLENATKSFKNKPVLVER is encoded by the coding sequence ATGCAAAAAAGTATATTAAAAATGACTCTGTTGTTGGTTTTCCTCTTTTTAAGAAACGCTGTTGGTTTAGAGGATAAAAAAGCGGATCTTAAAAGCGTTCAAAATACGCCCAAAAATTTACCCCCTATCCAATTAAGGCTCGATCAAGCCTATGAAGATCTGATTAAAATGTTAGACAATATGGGAAAAAGCACGCAGTATGAGTTCCCTAAAATCAAAGAAATCCTAGAGCAAAGCGAAGAAGAATGGCTCAAAGTCGCCCATGAAGAATGCGTGGCGTTGGTTATGCTAATAAGCCCCAAAGCTTCTATTGAAAATAGCCCGATTTATAGGAATTGCTATGAAGCTTATGTGAAACAAAGAATCCATGATTTATATGATTTTTATATAGAGGGCAAAAAGGTGAAAAGAAAAATCAAAAAAGCCCATAAGCAAGAGATTGCTATTAAGCAATCCCAGCCCTTAAAAAAAGAGCCGCCTAAGAACGAGAATAAAAAGAGCTTAGTAAAACCCAGCTTAAAAGATGCGAGTATCCCTAAAGGGTATTACTTGCAAATTGGGGTTTTTTTGAATGCGCCCAGTAAGGATTTTTTGCAAACGCTCAAAACTTTCCCCTACCAAATAAAGAAAAAAGACTCCCTCACGCATTATTTTATTGGCCCTTATAAAACGAAAGAAGAAGCCCTAAAACAGCTTGAAAATGCAACTAAAAGCTTTAAAAATAAGCCCGTGTTGGTGGAAAGATAG
- the cheAY2 gene encoding chemotaxis histidine kinase/response regulator CheAY2, whose protein sequence is MDDLQEIMEDFLIEAFEMNEQLDQDLVELEHNPEDLDLLNRIFRVAHTIKGSSSFLNLNILTHLTHNMEDVLNRARKGEIKITPDIMDVVLRSIDLMKTLLVTIRDTGSDTNNGKENEIEEAVKQLQAITSQNLEGAKETSGTKEAPKEVKEEIKEKAKEEVKANKTPTAENPASDNPLADEPDLDYANMSAEEVEAEIERLLNKRQEADKERRAQKKQEAKPKQEVATKTETPKTETPKAPKTETKAKAKADTEENKAPSIGVEQTVRVDVRRLDHLMNLIGELVLGKNRLIRIYSDVEERYDGEKFLEELNQVVSSISAVTTDLQLAVMKTRMQPVGKVFNKFPRMVRDLSRELGKSIELIIEGEETELDKSIVEEIGDPLIHIIRNSCDHGIEPLEERRRLNKPETGKVQLSAYNEGNHIVIKISDDGKGLDPVMLKEKAIEKGVISERDAEGMSDREAFNLIFKPGFSTAKVVSNVSGRGVGMDVVKTNIEKLNGIIEIDSEVGVGTTQKLKIPLTLAIIQALLVGVQEEYYAIPLSSVLETVRISQDEIYTVDGKSVLRLRDEVLSLVRLSDIFKVDAILESNSDVYVVIIGLADQKIGVIVDYLIGQEEVVIKSLGYYLKNTRGIAGATVRGDGKITLIVDVGAMMDMAKSIKVNITTLMNESENTKSKNSPSDYIVLAIDDSSTDRAIIRKCLKPLGITLLEASNGLEGLEMLKNGDKTPDAILVDIEMPKMDGYTFASEVRKYNKFKNLPLIAVTSRVTKTDRMRGVESGMTEYITKPYSGEYLTTVVKRSIKLEGE, encoded by the coding sequence ATGGATGATTTGCAAGAAATAATGGAAGACTTCTTGATTGAAGCCTTTGAAATGAACGAGCAATTGGATCAGGATTTAGTGGAATTGGAGCATAACCCTGAAGATTTGGACTTGCTCAATCGCATTTTTAGAGTCGCTCACACCATTAAAGGCTCTAGCTCGTTTTTGAATCTTAATATTCTCACGCACCTCACGCACAACATGGAAGATGTCCTAAATCGCGCCAGAAAGGGCGAAATCAAAATCACACCGGATATTATGGATGTCGTGTTGCGCTCCATTGATTTGATGAAAACTTTACTCGTAACAATTAGAGATACCGGATCAGATACCAATAACGGCAAGGAAAACGAGATTGAAGAAGCGGTCAAACAGCTTCAAGCCATTACAAGCCAAAATTTAGAGGGTGCTAAAGAAACTTCAGGGACTAAAGAAGCCCCAAAAGAAGTAAAAGAAGAAATTAAAGAAAAAGCGAAAGAAGAAGTTAAAGCAAATAAAACCCCTACTGCAGAAAATCCCGCAAGCGATAACCCGCTAGCCGATGAGCCGGATTTGGATTATGCTAACATGAGCGCTGAAGAAGTGGAAGCGGAGATTGAACGGCTGTTGAACAAGCGCCAAGAGGCCGATAAAGAACGAAGAGCTCAAAAAAAGCAAGAAGCCAAACCTAAACAAGAAGTTGCCACCAAAACAGAAACCCCTAAGACAGAAACTCCCAAAGCCCCTAAAACCGAAACTAAAGCTAAGGCTAAAGCCGATACTGAAGAAAATAAAGCCCCCTCTATTGGCGTGGAGCAAACCGTTAGGGTAGATGTGCGCCGCTTGGATCACTTAATGAATTTAATCGGTGAGCTTGTTTTAGGAAAAAATCGCTTGATCAGGATTTATAGCGATGTGGAAGAACGCTATGATGGGGAAAAGTTTTTAGAGGAATTAAACCAGGTGGTTTCTTCTATTTCAGCGGTAACGACAGACTTGCAGCTTGCGGTGATGAAAACACGGATGCAACCAGTGGGCAAAGTGTTCAATAAATTCCCTCGCATGGTAAGGGATTTGAGCCGGGAATTAGGCAAGAGCATTGAGTTAATCATTGAGGGCGAAGAAACCGAATTAGACAAATCCATTGTAGAAGAGATTGGCGATCCGCTCATTCACATTATCCGCAACTCATGCGATCATGGGATTGAGCCTTTAGAAGAAAGAAGAAGGCTTAACAAGCCTGAAACCGGTAAGGTGCAACTGAGTGCGTATAATGAGGGTAACCACATTGTGATTAAAATCTCTGATGACGGCAAGGGATTAGACCCTGTGATGCTTAAAGAAAAAGCGATTGAAAAAGGGGTGATTAGCGAAAGAGACGCTGAAGGCATGAGCGATAGGGAAGCGTTTAATCTCATTTTCAAGCCAGGTTTTTCTACCGCAAAAGTCGTTTCCAATGTTTCAGGCAGAGGCGTGGGCATGGATGTGGTGAAAACCAATATTGAAAAGCTCAATGGGATCATTGAAATTGATTCAGAAGTGGGGGTAGGCACGACTCAAAAGCTTAAAATCCCTCTCACTTTAGCTATCATTCAAGCTTTACTCGTGGGCGTTCAAGAAGAATATTACGCTATCCCGCTTTCTTCAGTGTTAGAAACCGTGCGCATCAGCCAGGATGAAATCTACACCGTTGATGGCAAGAGCGTGTTGCGCTTGAGAGATGAGGTGCTTTCTTTGGTGCGCCTTTCTGATATTTTTAAAGTGGATGCTATTTTGGAATCCAACTCAGATGTGTATGTGGTTATCATTGGCTTGGCTGATCAAAAAATTGGCGTGATCGTGGATTATTTAATCGGTCAAGAAGAAGTGGTCATCAAATCTTTAGGTTACTATCTTAAAAACACTAGAGGCATTGCTGGCGCTACGGTGAGAGGCGATGGGAAAATCACTCTCATTGTAGATGTGGGGGCGATGATGGATATGGCAAAAAGCATCAAGGTCAATATCACTACCTTGATGAACGAATCCGAAAACACCAAGAGCAAAAATTCCCCTAGCGATTATATTGTCTTAGCGATTGATGACAGCAGCACAGATAGAGCGATTATCCGCAAATGTTTAAAACCATTAGGCATCACGCTTTTAGAAGCCTCTAACGGGTTAGAAGGCTTAGAAATGCTTAAAAATGGCGATAAAACCCCGGACGCTATTTTAGTGGATATTGAAATGCCTAAAATGGACGGCTACACTTTCGCTTCTGAAGTGCGCAAATACAATAAATTCAAAAACCTGCCTTTGATTGCAGTAACCAGTCGGGTGACTAAAACCGATAGGATGCGTGGCGTTGAATCTGGCATGACTGAATACATCACCAAACCTTATAGCGGTGAGTATTTAACCACCGTAGTGAAACGCAGCATCAAATTAGAAGGAGAATAG